The genomic window agtcattctttgtctcatttttttcttaattagcCTTAGTAGCCAAATAGTCATTGCCTTAGTTAAACAGAACTAGCTTAAAAATGCCTAGGTCCCTACTGCATCCAGGGACATCTTCAGGTATCCAGATCTGAACacatctagccactggacccagatgactttggaggagaaattgagttTGGTGAcatagcatagcatcccctcactaaaatccaattcactcacatGTCATGCcatacctccctgatgtcatggtcttcttcaagaatgaaggacaaacagcaacaactaAAATTCCacattctacaggaagccttccccaactcTCTTAATTCCAGGGCCTTTCCTCTGTTCATTAACTCCTATGTAACTCCTATGTATTTGTATACATTTGTCTGGatattgtctctctcattagaaaataagttccttgagggcagggtctgttttttgtcttttttttttttttaagtatatctCTAGTACTTAGAATAAAGTCTGTCACAAAGTGGACAATATTtatcaaggtaatggggttaagtgacttgcccaaggtcacacagctaggcagttattaagagCCTGagattcatatttgaactcaggtcctcctgactcctgggccaatactctatccagtgcaccacctagctgccccccaaaaaaaaaatcaatgatttttctgtttattaaatCCTTTCTTCTTAGACACTGATTGTATTGCCATTTTCCTCTTACCAGTTAGatccttcctcagtttcctttgcttgACTATCATACAGGTCATACAATTATAGATATAAATAgctggaagagaaatgagaggccACGGATTCctactgcctcattttacagttgagaaatctGAGtctgaaaaacaataataatgacaacaacaaatagcatttccatagtattttaatgtttgcaaagcattttacaaatgttatatcATGTTTCCCCTCACAAAACCCTGGAAGTTAaagattattatttctatttttccagatgaagaagctgaggcattCAGAGATTAAGTGTCACAGagtaaggtcaaatttgaacccagaacatCCAGACTCTAGATCCAATGTGTTACTTAGCTGCCCAAGGTTAATAATTTAACCAgtatcacatagctactaagtatttaggagtaaaatttgaattccagtcttcaGTAACTCCAAATTTAGTTCTCTTCATTGAATTAACTATGGGTATATCCCTTAAAGCTTTGTCCTGGGTCCTCACCTTTTTCTCTTGCTATGTACTCTCTTTAACTTCTACAACTTTAATTAAGAGAATATTATTAAAGATTACTCTGGGCCAAGTTTTACTGAACTCTGGTCTGTCATTACCAGCTTCATGCTCCACATTTTCAATGTTTTGTAGTCTTCTCAATTGCAATTGCAACATAGCCAAAAGCCAAataaatccatctttttctccaAACCtaccctcttccaaacttccctctttctttttttttttaactcttttctttttaggtttttgcaaggcaaatggggttaagtggcttgcccaaggccacacagctaggtaattattaagtttctgaggctggatttgaacccaggtgctcctgactccagggccagtgctttatcccctgcgccaccccaaactttcctctttctttaaagCAGACTGACATCCTTTTAAGTCATGCAAGTTCCTGACCTTAGTTATCCTTCaagccttttttctctttcacctgGAATATTTAAACAGTTGCCAATCATCTTCACTCCAAAACATCTTTCTCAccaatcttttttatttccatgGCCACCACTCCTTGCCTGGGTTACTGCAGTAGCTTTCTAACTGTTCTGTCTCAGATGTCTAGACAATCCATCTTCCAGAGAGCTGCCCAGTTTGTATTCCTAATTCATgagtctgatcatgtcatcctTCCCAATCCCTCTATTAAAAGTTACTGTAGGGGTggctaaggtggtgcagtggatagagcaacagtcctggaatcaggagtaacagagttcaaatccgacctcagacacttaataattacctgtgtggccttgggcaagccaccttaaCTCCATtaaccttgaaggaaaaaaaaaaacctaaagaaagttGCAGTATCTCCTTGCTACCTCCAGGATAAAAGACCAATTCCCATTGTTTaatatttaaaacccttcaccCTCTAGCTCAGagtttaaagtcaggaagactcatctttgaaTTCAAATTAAGTCTCAGCACTTACTCATcttgtcaccctgggcaagttgctacaccctgcctcagtttcctcaactgtaaaatgagctagaatgcaaaatggcaaatcactccagtatcttttctcagaaaatcccaaataattcTGAAACAATGCAATAGCAAACTACCTAGCTCCAGGCAATTTTTccagaacagatttttttttttatattatataacttGTGTTTGTGTCCTTCTGCTTGTTCTTTCTCATTCAAGTCTCTGTGGTTTTGTACTGGTTCTTCTTATCTCTTATTTCTAAGAATCAATCCCTTGTTTCCTTTGAAGCTCAGTTCAAGTGCCCCCTATTGAAGGAGGGTTTTTTGAATCTCTCTTCCCATTACTGGAGCTTTTCTGAAATTattgctctttctctctctctctctctctatatatatatatgtatatatatatatatacacatatgttgatatttatatatacttatatatacatatactttttgtttactaatctgtattttatatatacataaaattctatttctccttAATTGAAGCTAAGGGCCTTGAGGTGTCaagaactgtttcttttttatctttatactcctttgttcagttgtttttcacctcttttgtgaccctatttagggttatgggtttatatttttgtttttattttttggaagagATAATGGTGTGatttgtcctttctttcttcagatgagaaaagtgaagcacacaaaattaagtgacttgcctagaataaCCCAATCATAAAGTGTCTCAGGAAGATGCAACTTCATGACCCTAGACTTAGCACATTATCTCTCCAGCTACCCAGTTGATCTCCTTACATTTCTTAGCAAAGCGCTTAGCATCTAGTaagagctaaataaatgcttgcatGATTGATGAGGTGCCACAATGTTGTTGGTTATTTCCTCACTAGTAATTATCTATAGGAATGatgttatagaaaaaaaaaaccctccctaTATCAGTCACCACATTCCCAATAGGGTAGTAATTTTTCCcatatggaaataactttaaGAGGCAGGAGTAGCATAGTAATACTCCCTCCAGGTTAATTccaatataaactatatatatctAGTTTGAACATAGTTATTTACAGGCTATCCTGACTCTACTcacattagactgtaaactccctgAAGGTAAGGgctattttttcctatctttgtaGCACAGCGCTGGTACTGAGTACTTAATCAGATGATATATTGATATTTTGTCTGTTAATTAACCTCTCTGTGCTTGTTTTCAGCATCTGTAAttagggggttggattagatgatataTAAGGGCCCCCCTCTGAATTTCTTATCTTTAGTTTTAAGTTTTTGGAAAAAGGCTAGAAAGCTATAAAAAAGTTAGTCACCAGGATAGGAAACATAGTTAGCatttgataaatgtaaaatcaCTGTCCAAAGCCATTTTACATTTGGAGAAATTGAGACCAAAGAATGGAGAGACTTCAATTTCTCTGTTCCAGGATTTACAAGCAAGTCTCTTGAATTTTTGCACTCCAACCCCTAGCGctttttctgaagaaaaaaaaatcaccaaatgtGTTTCAAGTACCTAGGATAGAACCTGAGGACACAGAGATGAAAAACTGAACTCTACCTAGTTCTAAATTACCATCCCCTATAGTTTTTTGGGTacagtttatttttcatttcctaattATGTTTGTTACGAGCATGAGAAAATAACTAAATGACAACCCTTGTTGTCAAACTAAAGATTATATGGTAGCAACGTATTTTCTTTAGAAAGTCCCAGTTCAAACTTCACCCCTAAAGTAAGGTAaaagtcatttttactttttccacCGAATTatggaagagttttttttttattaacagtCTTTACTAATTAATCTACTCGAGTTTCCTTTTTCTCACTGACATACAAAAACGATTgacatttttttacaatttttttctcaccctttcttccctcccctccttttaagaaggcaagcaatttgctaTAAACATATGCAGCGCCACAAAGTTGtgtttattttcttgatttcattcGTGGCGAATAGGAAAAAAACGTGGGTCAGcattctgccctcaagaagcttacgtTCGCGCTCCCTCCATACTAGGGAATCACGCAGCTGCGCACGTGGCCGGGCCGGGCGGCGCAGTGAGGGGCCTGGTCGGCTGGTTCAGCCTCTCCCGATGCGGAGTGACGTCAGAGCCAAGAGATGGCGGCAAAGCCCCTTTGCTTGCAAGGCAACTGCCACGCGGCCCCCATTAACACCTGTGCGCGCGCAGCCGCGCCGCCCCCGCCTCCGGAGGGCTGCGCCGACGTCGGGAGCTACAATCCCCGCCGCTTTACTCTACTCCTGTCCCCGCCCCTTGGCGTTTTCCCGCCAAGGGCCGTTACGGCCGCGCGGAATTGTGGGATGGAGTTGCCGGCTGCCGGGCCTATTTCTGCCCTCCCTGAGGCGCCAAACCGCCTAGAAGACACGGCCTCCTCAGTCCTATGAAGAGCGACTTGGCTTGACGGAAACGAGTAGGCCTGACTAAAGATAACTCCTTTCGGAGTTTTTATcctgttcttgggctttgtttcaCGGAAGTTTGGCAACTCATTATTTCCTACAGGCGCGGGACTTTTTTAAGTTCTATCGCCGCGGAGGGTGACGCCGGGCGCGCGTGCGCAACGAACCTCCTCGAGTCGCCCGTTACGTTCCTGCGCGTGCGCAGCGTGTCCGCGAGGCCGCCTTCGGCCTCCCCTCCCCCGTATCCGTGCGCGGAGCAGGCAGATAAGGGCGCCATTTTGGAGCAGCCGCGGGAGACGTGGTGTCGCTCGCAGGTTTCCTCCGCTGAGTGTGTGTGTgcggagggtgggggagggaactCCGGCTCTCCAGCCCGCGCCTTTCTTCGTCGTCGCTACCGCCATGTCGGGAGGAGGAGTGATCCGGGGCCCGGCCGGGAACAACGATTGCCGCATCTATGTGGGCAACCTGCCCCCGGACATCCGCACCAAGGACATAGAGGACGTGTTCTACAAGTACGGCGCCATCCGCGACATAGACCTCAAGAACCGCCGCGGAGGGCCCCCCTTCGCCTTTGTGGAGTTCGAGGACCCGCGGTGAGGAGCAGGCCCGGGACGGCGCAGGCCAGGGAGGGGAGATGGAAGGCGGTGGAGGGCGCAGACCCACCCCGCAGCCTCTGGAGAGGGGGAGCCGGGGCCTGCTCCGAGCAGACAAGCACATGGCTCCGGACGGGCCGAGGGGGGAGAGCGAGGAGCGGCCGGCCGGGCCCCCCGCGCCCTGCTTAGGCGGGGCCACGCGGACGGCGACGGGCAGCCCCGGGGCGGGAAGGCGACCCCGCACCGGGGGGAAGACTCGTGGGGCCGCTGGAAGAGGCGCGCGGGCGCGCGGCGTGGCCCGGGGGGAGGGGCCGCCGCGCCGGAATCCCTCCTCCTCCGCTTGCCCCCGCGTGGACTGTGTGCGCATGTGCGAACAAGCCTGGGCCGCCGCTTTCGAGTTCCCCGGACCCCGGACTCCCCGGAATTAGCTCATGTCGCCCGTGTGctcttttattttccccaatccAGGGACGCGGAAGACGCGGTGTACGGGCGTGACGGTTACGATTACGATGGATATCGGCTCCGTGTGGAGTTTCCCCGAAGTGGCCGGGGTACTGGCCGAGGGGGTGGCGGCGGCGGGGGTGGCGGCGGCGCCCCTCGAGGCCGCTATGGCCCCCCGTCCAGGCGATCAGAATACAGAGTGGTCGTTTCTGGTGAGTTGTCCTGTTCCTTTTCAGGCTAAGGGGTGTTGGGAGGGAAAAACACATTAAGTTGTTGAATCAGCCTTAGCATTTTTGTGATGGTTCCGATCAATTCAGCTCCTGAAATGATGGCGAGGTTTTTtagttaaaaagtttttaaagtcTTGATTGACACACTGGCTTTGTTAGCCTAGTAAATCACTTTCCAGGGCCCCAAGTAACTTTAAGGGCTTGAGTTGCTGGCAAAATTAGCCATCATTGCTAGAAATCTGTTTAAATGGGGAACATTTGTGTAGCCTTAGTACCTAGCCTGTTAAAGTGGGAAGGTATTTGCTCTGAAATTAGTACCCACTGATAAGAACATAACTGAGGTTTTACAAATAACCTGTCATTTTTTTACTCCCAAGTACTTAGTTACTTTTAACTATACACGTTTGTTCCTCAGTACCTGTGCTTGAGTGGGTGTTCTGTAAACAAATGTTtaactttaaaagacaaaaactgCCATATTTTGTATTaacagtttttattattttgcttcagGGCTGCCTCCAAGTG from Macrotis lagotis isolate mMagLag1 chromosome 2, bilby.v1.9.chrom.fasta, whole genome shotgun sequence includes these protein-coding regions:
- the SRSF1 gene encoding serine/arginine-rich splicing factor 1; its protein translation is MSGGGVIRGPAGNNDCRIYVGNLPPDIRTKDIEDVFYKYGAIRDIDLKNRRGGPPFAFVEFEDPRDAEDAVYGRDGYDYDGYRLRVEFPRSGRGTGRGGGGGGGGGGAPRGRYGPPSRRSEYRVVVSGLPPSGSWQDLKDHMREAGDVCYADVYRDGTGVVEFVRKEDMTYAVRKLDNTKFRSHEGETAYIRVKVDGPRSPSYGRSRSRSRSRSRSRSRSNSRSRSYSPRRSRGSPRYSPRHSRSRSRT